The following proteins are encoded in a genomic region of Spirosoma sp. SC4-14:
- a CDS encoding glycosyltransferase family 1 protein: protein MRITYVFRASGTGHSIETLFNAIYDEVNQLPSLTATAVQLPHISRGLRSVWQNLRFLAKQNVGGLVHITGDVYYAALALPRSRTILTFHDCVLLDKHKGNPVRYALFWLLWYYIPIRRAAVITAISEKTRQELIHYVGKVGRKIMVVPNAYAPFFTYQPRRFNQEGPVLLQIGTAPHKNILRLIEAIEHFPCRLIIVGSLSDKMTNRLRARHIAYENYLNLNQTAIMQLYSVCDMVTFVSLYEGFGMPILEANAVGRPVVTSNRSPMTEVGGKAACYVDPTDVSAIREGILKVWHNSEYRAELIRYGLENAQSYTVEKVAAQYEVLYAKLSS from the coding sequence AGAATAACGTATGTTTTCAGGGCTTCCGGTACAGGGCATAGCATTGAAACATTATTCAATGCCATTTATGATGAAGTGAACCAACTTCCATCTTTAACGGCTACGGCTGTTCAGTTGCCGCATATCAGTCGGGGTTTGCGTTCGGTCTGGCAAAATCTTCGGTTTCTGGCGAAGCAAAACGTTGGCGGCTTGGTTCATATTACTGGTGATGTTTATTATGCCGCTCTGGCATTGCCACGGTCGCGCACTATTCTTACCTTTCACGACTGCGTATTACTAGATAAGCATAAAGGCAATCCAGTGCGCTATGCGTTATTCTGGCTACTTTGGTATTACATCCCCATTCGTCGGGCTGCAGTTATAACCGCTATCTCAGAAAAGACACGGCAGGAGCTTATTCATTATGTGGGGAAAGTGGGCAGGAAAATAATGGTAGTGCCTAATGCCTACGCGCCATTTTTTACGTACCAGCCCCGCCGTTTCAATCAGGAAGGCCCGGTGCTGTTGCAGATAGGTACGGCTCCGCACAAAAACATATTACGCCTTATCGAAGCCATAGAGCATTTCCCCTGCCGACTAATTATTGTTGGATCATTGTCAGATAAAATGACAAACAGGCTTCGGGCTCGTCATATAGCGTATGAAAATTATTTGAATCTGAACCAGACAGCTATTATGCAGCTCTACTCAGTCTGTGACATGGTCACATTCGTGTCTCTCTACGAAGGGTTTGGGATGCCTATTCTGGAAGCTAATGCCGTTGGGCGACCTGTTGTTACCAGTAATCGTAGTCCAATGACTGAAGTAGGGGGAAAAGCCGCCTGTTACGTCGATCCTACTGATGTTAGCGCCATTCGTGAAGGTATATTGAAGGTTTGGCACAATTCGGAATATCGCGCTGAGTTGATCCGATATGGACTGGAGAATGCTCAGTCGTACACGGTCGAAAAGGTGGCTGCTCAGTATGAAGTATTGTATGCTAAACTCAGTTCTTAA
- a CDS encoding glycosyltransferase codes for MITKPKLLIFIEYFLPGFKSGGPVQSVKNLIIILQPYYSIFVVTRDRDFLDTQPYDGIAPDTWLCKDGYQIMYCSPAKLTMRSIYRLVQEPSFDFIYANSLFGQFSIKLLSMAWITGKRFIIAPRGELHKGALRLKYYKKYPFLQLIKRVFKSQIKWHATDENELKAIRSFFPKSQIGLVPVVLAPDTPEQLTQRTVALKQKGKARFIFVSRITPKKGLDFLANVLKLQTAEGIELDIYGPIDDLNYWQICQKEFSLVADSCTVRYKGVAEHSQISRVLADYDYFILPTRGENFGHAIFEAFSVGLPVLISDQTQWRNLEQQQAGWDIPLTDRHWLDTIKKAMEIDTETYSVMSQAARTVADTYMNSESFAEKYRLLFS; via the coding sequence GTGATAACAAAACCCAAGCTGTTGATTTTTATTGAATACTTTCTCCCCGGTTTCAAGTCGGGAGGACCCGTTCAGTCCGTAAAAAACCTAATTATAATTCTCCAGCCCTACTATTCCATTTTTGTCGTAACACGCGATCGGGATTTTCTGGATACGCAGCCTTATGATGGTATTGCACCGGATACATGGTTATGTAAAGACGGCTATCAGATTATGTATTGCTCGCCAGCGAAACTAACGATGCGTTCGATTTATCGTCTGGTACAGGAACCGTCGTTCGATTTCATTTATGCTAACAGCCTGTTCGGACAGTTTTCGATAAAGCTGCTTTCTATGGCCTGGATAACCGGAAAACGATTTATAATTGCTCCGCGTGGCGAATTACATAAAGGTGCCTTACGGCTAAAGTATTACAAAAAATATCCCTTTTTGCAGCTGATAAAAAGGGTATTTAAGAGCCAGATTAAATGGCATGCTACTGATGAAAATGAGCTAAAAGCAATCCGTTCTTTTTTTCCAAAGTCTCAAATAGGCTTAGTACCGGTCGTGCTTGCCCCTGATACGCCGGAGCAGTTAACACAACGAACCGTAGCCCTTAAGCAAAAAGGTAAAGCCCGGTTCATTTTCGTGTCGCGCATAACGCCTAAAAAAGGACTCGATTTTCTGGCTAATGTACTGAAATTACAAACCGCTGAAGGAATTGAACTGGATATTTATGGACCTATCGACGATCTGAACTATTGGCAGATATGCCAAAAAGAATTTAGCCTTGTTGCTGATTCCTGCACTGTGCGCTATAAAGGGGTTGCTGAGCACAGTCAGATCAGCCGGGTGCTGGCCGATTACGATTATTTTATTCTGCCAACGCGGGGCGAAAACTTTGGCCATGCCATTTTTGAAGCGTTCTCGGTCGGTTTGCCTGTGTTGATCAGCGATCAAACCCAGTGGCGAAATTTAGAGCAGCAACAGGCTGGCTGGGATATACCATTAACCGATCGGCACTGGCTCGATACTATAAAGAAGGCAATGGAGATTGATACGGAAACGTATTCTGTAATGTCTCAAGCTGCTCGTACAGTTGCCGATACATACATGAATTCAGAATCGTTTGCCGAAAAATACCGCCTTCTTTTTTCCTGA
- a CDS encoding class I SAM-dependent methyltransferase produces MNKATTNAIDFHTEIATEFDQRYAVSKAFSERFAVWTRLFERYISPTDNVLDIGCGSGIFSHYLARKGCSVTGIDGSPEMIRLATQKQPLTTARFEVQALPLTNTTGYAGQDVVIASSLFEYIANMPALLQQVRLVLKTNGLFIVSMPNQTSFYRHLERFMFRLTGFPRYFSYIHNVSTVTNFNQQLGALGFDLVETEYFAGHDPVSRVLKFALPKKYVNNLFVGVYRKR; encoded by the coding sequence GTGAATAAAGCTACCACGAATGCCATTGATTTTCATACTGAAATTGCCACTGAATTTGATCAGCGATATGCTGTGTCGAAGGCTTTTTCGGAGCGGTTTGCCGTCTGGACTCGTCTCTTTGAGCGGTACATCAGCCCCACCGACAATGTGCTGGATATTGGATGTGGATCGGGCATTTTTAGTCATTATCTGGCCCGTAAAGGATGCTCTGTAACTGGAATCGATGGCTCTCCGGAAATGATTCGGTTAGCCACCCAGAAACAACCACTGACAACCGCTCGCTTTGAGGTTCAGGCGCTGCCACTGACCAATACTACTGGCTACGCTGGGCAGGATGTAGTGATTGCTTCCAGTCTGTTCGAATATATAGCCAATATGCCTGCATTGTTGCAGCAGGTTCGTTTGGTGCTGAAAACCAATGGTTTATTTATCGTTTCGATGCCTAATCAGACCAGCTTTTATCGGCATCTTGAACGATTTATGTTCAGGCTGACTGGCTTCCCACGATACTTTTCCTACATACATAACGTCTCAACGGTGACAAATTTTAATCAGCAGCTTGGTGCATTGGGTTTTGATCTTGTCGAAACGGAGTATTTCGCTGGTCATGATCCGGTATCGCGTGTATTAAAATTCGCATTGCCCAAAAAATACGTCAACAATCTGTTTGTTGGGGTTTACCGGAAACGGTAG
- the wecB gene encoding UDP-N-acetylglucosamine 2-epimerase (non-hydrolyzing): protein MKILTIVGARPNFMKAAPLHRAFLQQVTVESKIVHTGQHYDARMSDIFFNQLELPNPDYYLGVATGTQTEQMAEIMLKFERTLSIEKPDWVVVVGDVTSTIACALVAVRMGVRVAHVEAGLRSGDRRMPEEINRILTDSIADLLFVTEQAGLDNLKREGVPNEKIHFVGNAMIDSLVYYRQKAHDLNTVCRLGLTPGSYGLMTMHRPANVDTETGLLAIVEIAEKIADQLPLLFPIHPRTEANLTKLGLMDRLRASSTVRLLEPQGYLEFLNLMEYAAVVITDSGGIQEETTYLQVPCLTFRDSTERPVTVELGTNQLLADLNPKTVSETVKTILAGTVRTGSIPPLWDGQAAGRIANILLQTER from the coding sequence GTGAAAATTCTGACAATTGTTGGAGCGCGGCCCAATTTTATGAAGGCTGCTCCACTACATCGTGCCTTTTTGCAGCAAGTCACCGTTGAATCGAAAATTGTTCATACAGGGCAGCATTACGATGCGCGTATGAGCGATATCTTCTTCAATCAACTGGAATTGCCCAATCCCGACTACTATCTGGGCGTAGCTACGGGAACGCAGACGGAGCAAATGGCCGAAATCATGCTCAAGTTTGAGCGAACTCTATCTATCGAAAAGCCCGATTGGGTAGTTGTGGTAGGTGATGTGACCAGTACCATTGCCTGTGCGCTGGTTGCCGTCAGGATGGGCGTTCGAGTGGCGCACGTAGAAGCCGGACTGCGCTCCGGCGACCGGCGAATGCCCGAAGAAATCAACCGGATTCTGACCGATTCCATTGCCGATTTATTGTTTGTGACTGAACAGGCGGGGCTCGATAATCTGAAACGGGAAGGCGTGCCCAATGAGAAAATTCACTTTGTTGGCAATGCCATGATCGATTCGCTGGTGTATTATCGTCAAAAAGCGCATGACCTGAATACTGTTTGCCGGTTAGGGCTTACTCCGGGTAGTTATGGACTCATGACCATGCACCGTCCGGCTAATGTTGATACAGAAACGGGCTTGCTGGCTATTGTTGAGATTGCAGAAAAAATAGCCGATCAGCTACCCCTACTGTTCCCTATTCATCCCCGAACCGAGGCCAACTTAACAAAACTGGGCTTAATGGACCGCCTGCGAGCTAGTTCGACCGTGCGCCTGCTTGAGCCTCAAGGCTATCTGGAATTTTTGAATTTGATGGAATATGCGGCTGTTGTCATTACCGACTCGGGCGGTATTCAGGAAGAAACAACCTACTTGCAGGTTCCTTGCCTGACATTTCGTGACTCTACCGAACGGCCCGTTACTGTTGAGTTAGGAACAAATCAATTGCTGGCCGATCTGAACCCTAAAACTGTATCGGAAACAGTCAAAACCATTCTGGCCGGAACCGTCAGAACTGGTTCCATACCGCCCTTATGGGATGGGCAGGCTGCTGGTCGGATTGCTAACATACTCCTGCAAACCGAGCGATAA
- a CDS encoding bi-domain-containing oxidoreductase, which yields MKQLIQNLKTGETLLEDVPIPQVGRGQVLIRTCRSLVSLGTERMLVEFGRASLLAKARQQPDKVRQVLDKIKSDGLMPTLEAVFRKLDQPLPLGYCNVGTVMAVGEAITDLRIGDRVVSNGAHAEVVCVPRNLVAPIPAEVSDDDAAFTVISAIGLQGIRLINPTLGETIVVIGLGLIGLLTVELLRLNGCRVIGLDVDEPKLELARQLGITAFNSALGTDPVKAVLASTNGVGADGVLITASAKTDELVAQAAQMSRKRGRIVLVGVVGLNLSRAEFYEKELSLQVSCSYGPGRYDDLYERQGHDYPLPFVRWTENRNFQTILQLMADGRLNVKPFITETVPFAEFNTIYSTIDQRQSSRIASLMHYTDSGHVAPIVILKETSYGESSGTVGLIGAGNFTNAMLLPALKASGANLKTIASAGGLNATLLAKKYGIGQSTTDYRQILNDPEIDLCIIATRHNSHAQLTIEALEAQKHVFVEKPLAIYDEEIQPIIQAQQKSGRFILVGFNRRFSPYVLKMKALLGGQCSGQVPMNVVATMNAGTIADNSWVHDRAVGGGRILGEACHLIDLITFLTGSRVVRVCMNAMGQHPAETTDSASLLLRYANGATGVVNYFANGHKTYAKERVEVYSQERTLVLDNFRKLTGYGFRGFSGLSGQQDKGHKEQMKRLIGHLRSRNSEEALIPFTELINTTQTTLGALHSLREGCWVDVGAIGVLPNLVLAPTT from the coding sequence ATGAAACAATTGATACAAAACCTGAAAACGGGCGAAACCCTGCTCGAAGATGTGCCGATACCACAGGTTGGCCGGGGGCAGGTGCTGATTCGGACCTGCCGATCGTTGGTATCGTTGGGAACTGAGCGGATGCTGGTTGAATTTGGCCGGGCCAGCCTACTTGCGAAAGCACGGCAGCAACCCGACAAAGTGAGGCAGGTTCTCGACAAAATAAAAAGCGACGGATTGATGCCAACGCTCGAAGCCGTGTTTCGGAAGCTCGATCAGCCACTCCCGCTTGGGTACTGCAATGTTGGAACCGTAATGGCAGTAGGAGAGGCTATAACGGATTTACGCATTGGCGATCGGGTTGTATCAAATGGAGCCCATGCCGAAGTGGTTTGTGTACCCCGAAATCTGGTTGCGCCCATACCCGCCGAAGTTAGCGACGACGATGCTGCTTTTACCGTCATTAGTGCCATTGGCCTCCAAGGCATTCGCTTAATAAACCCTACTCTGGGCGAGACAATTGTTGTGATCGGATTAGGCTTAATTGGCTTGTTAACGGTCGAACTATTGCGATTGAATGGTTGCCGGGTTATTGGGCTGGATGTCGATGAGCCTAAACTCGAACTGGCCCGGCAACTGGGTATCACGGCATTTAATTCGGCGCTGGGAACCGATCCGGTGAAAGCCGTACTTGCCAGTACGAACGGGGTTGGTGCCGATGGTGTCCTGATTACGGCTTCGGCCAAAACAGATGAGCTGGTTGCGCAGGCTGCCCAAATGAGCCGAAAACGCGGGCGTATTGTGCTCGTTGGGGTGGTAGGGCTCAATCTTAGCCGGGCAGAGTTCTACGAAAAGGAATTGTCTCTACAGGTTTCCTGCTCATATGGCCCTGGCCGATACGATGATTTGTATGAACGACAGGGCCACGACTATCCGCTGCCATTCGTGCGGTGGACCGAAAATCGCAATTTTCAAACAATTTTGCAGTTAATGGCCGACGGTCGGCTGAACGTCAAACCGTTTATTACTGAAACAGTACCGTTTGCCGAATTCAATACGATCTACAGCACAATCGATCAGAGGCAATCGTCGCGAATTGCGTCGTTGATGCATTATACCGATTCGGGTCATGTTGCTCCAATAGTTATCCTGAAGGAAACGAGTTATGGCGAATCCAGTGGTACGGTTGGCCTTATCGGTGCGGGTAACTTTACCAATGCAATGCTACTGCCAGCGCTGAAAGCATCGGGTGCCAACTTAAAAACGATTGCAAGTGCAGGAGGGTTGAATGCGACCTTACTGGCAAAAAAATATGGAATAGGCCAAAGTACAACCGATTACCGCCAGATTCTGAACGATCCTGAAATTGACTTGTGCATTATCGCAACCCGGCATAATAGTCATGCCCAGCTAACGATAGAGGCACTGGAGGCACAAAAGCATGTTTTTGTTGAGAAACCACTGGCAATTTATGACGAAGAAATTCAGCCAATAATTCAGGCTCAACAGAAATCGGGCCGCTTCATACTGGTTGGATTTAATCGCCGGTTTTCGCCTTATGTGTTGAAAATGAAGGCGCTATTGGGTGGGCAATGTTCTGGTCAGGTTCCAATGAATGTTGTAGCAACAATGAATGCCGGCACTATTGCGGATAACTCGTGGGTGCATGACCGGGCAGTGGGTGGCGGCAGAATTCTGGGCGAAGCCTGCCACCTGATCGATCTGATTACGTTCCTGACCGGAAGTCGTGTGGTTCGTGTATGCATGAACGCAATGGGCCAACATCCGGCTGAAACCACAGATTCGGCTTCGTTACTCTTACGGTATGCAAACGGAGCAACTGGGGTTGTCAACTATTTTGCCAATGGCCATAAAACCTATGCCAAAGAGCGTGTAGAAGTCTATTCGCAGGAGCGCACGCTGGTTCTTGATAACTTCCGTAAACTGACCGGCTATGGATTTCGGGGGTTTTCGGGCCTGTCGGGACAGCAGGACAAAGGCCATAAAGAACAAATGAAACGCTTGATTGGCCACCTGCGAAGTCGAAATTCGGAAGAAGCACTAATTCCATTTACCGAGCTAATTAATACTACCCAAACAACACTGGGCGCTTTGCATAGCCTGCGCGAAGGTTGTTGGGTAGATGTTGGGGCAATAGGTGTTCTACCCAATCTGGTTTTAGCCCCGACTACATGA
- a CDS encoding alginate lyase family protein: MSRLGLIWRTVRHLRFQQLYYQVVKQFRGRAKLRFPKRVPAGYFLQVPQADKPVSYAGRRFTFLNQPIEFDEAIDWNCGLKGKLWTYNLTYFDFLNQPTITIEEGLSLIREFIAQTNSINDGLEPYPTSLRIINWIQFLSRHEITDEPINRHLAAQIDLVNRRLEYHLAGNHLLENGFALLTGGLFFRDQNWFYRATKLIRQELTVQILADGAHHERSPMYHQIVLDRLLDAILALRGNNWYDDDTLVSFMSEKAVRMLCWLNSITFSNGDVPLVNDASQNIAPTTAQIRKKALQLLPSYSVPTPGKGIDSGYRMFRRQFYELFIDVGAVGPDHQPGHAHADTFSFVLYVNGQPVIIDPGVTTYEIGVRRSWERSTAAHNTVSVMGENSSEVWSGFRVGRRAHVMLQDDTVDRLSACHDGYGFIGISHERSWYINSNRISVFDRLVSDRKRHGASISGIARLYFHPAIAVTKTNDSVRAGPVEVTFISENVPTLSLTSYPMSEGFNQVRIGHCLEIAFEKYLNTTVTIDE, translated from the coding sequence ATGAGCAGACTAGGGCTTATTTGGCGAACGGTCCGGCATTTGCGTTTCCAGCAGCTATATTATCAGGTAGTTAAGCAATTTCGCGGTCGGGCAAAACTACGCTTTCCAAAACGTGTACCTGCTGGTTATTTTCTGCAGGTGCCTCAGGCCGATAAGCCTGTTTCCTATGCCGGCCGACGATTTACGTTCCTGAACCAGCCCATCGAATTTGATGAGGCCATCGACTGGAACTGTGGGTTGAAAGGAAAGCTCTGGACCTATAACCTGACGTATTTCGATTTCCTCAATCAGCCCACCATAACGATTGAAGAGGGCCTATCCTTAATTCGGGAGTTTATTGCACAGACCAATTCGATCAACGATGGGCTGGAACCTTATCCAACATCGTTACGGATTATCAACTGGATACAATTTCTGAGTAGACATGAGATTACGGATGAACCCATAAACAGACATTTAGCTGCTCAGATTGACCTGGTAAACCGACGTCTGGAGTATCATCTGGCGGGCAATCATTTGCTGGAGAACGGGTTTGCTTTATTAACCGGCGGACTTTTTTTTCGGGATCAGAACTGGTTTTACCGGGCCACCAAGCTGATTCGGCAGGAGCTGACTGTACAAATTCTGGCCGATGGCGCTCATCATGAGCGTAGTCCAATGTATCATCAGATTGTTCTGGATCGATTGCTCGATGCCATACTGGCTTTGCGCGGAAATAACTGGTATGATGATGATACGCTGGTCAGTTTTATGTCGGAAAAGGCAGTCAGAATGCTTTGCTGGTTAAACTCGATAACGTTTTCGAATGGCGATGTTCCATTGGTCAATGACGCATCGCAGAATATTGCGCCGACTACTGCGCAAATTCGGAAAAAGGCTTTACAACTGTTGCCCAGTTATTCAGTGCCAACCCCTGGCAAGGGTATCGATAGTGGCTACCGGATGTTTCGTCGTCAATTTTATGAGCTTTTTATCGACGTTGGCGCTGTTGGACCTGATCATCAGCCGGGACACGCGCACGCAGATACGTTTTCATTTGTGCTGTATGTAAACGGGCAGCCGGTTATAATTGATCCTGGTGTAACAACGTATGAAATTGGTGTACGCCGGAGCTGGGAACGAAGTACGGCCGCTCACAATACTGTTAGCGTAATGGGTGAGAATTCATCGGAGGTATGGAGCGGGTTTCGCGTGGGACGCCGGGCTCATGTAATGCTACAGGATGACACAGTTGATCGGCTATCGGCCTGCCACGATGGATACGGTTTTATTGGTATCAGCCATGAACGATCCTGGTATATAAATTCTAACCGGATTAGTGTATTCGATCGACTTGTAAGTGACCGAAAAAGACACGGAGCATCGATCTCGGGTATTGCCCGACTGTATTTCCATCCGGCTATAGCAGTTACGAAAACCAACGATTCGGTTAGGGCGGGGCCGGTAGAAGTAACGTTCATTTCCGAAAACGTACCCACTTTGTCATTGACATCGTATCCGATGTCGGAAGGGTTTAATCAAGTTCGAATAGGCCACTGCCTTGAAATTGCATTCGAAAAATACCTGAATACTACCGTAACCATTGATGAATGA
- a CDS encoding glycosyltransferase family 4 protein, with amino-acid sequence MNVLYLTFYYEPDLCAGSFRNTPLIRELASQLQMNDTIHVVTTQPNRYQSFKQIALPYQEWQCESGARVRIDRVAVPAHASGLTDQIRSFWSYYRAARQLTKTESYDLVVASSSRLFTAFVGAQLARRQKRPLFLDIRDLFRETILEMFGKSVLPIVLNPALRLVEQYTFGYATHINLVSEGFRSYFDPYRQATFSYFTNGIDEEFLNLPVSAPRNSGRKTILYAGNIGEGQGLHKLIPEAARLLADQYRFVIIGDGGAKKKLEEAIRSNKVTNVELRTPVNRTTLLDAYQSADYLLVHLNDLEAFRRVLPSKLFEYGATDKPILAGVAGYAAQFVRTYIDNHILFDPGDVTSLVVQLNTTPYRTCCRTRFVEQFQRKTIVKALAKQMLKTAAYPINHADAPAL; translated from the coding sequence ATGAACGTACTATATTTAACGTTTTACTACGAACCCGATTTATGTGCAGGTTCGTTTCGTAATACTCCTTTAATTCGGGAACTGGCCAGCCAGCTTCAGATGAACGACACGATTCATGTGGTGACAACGCAGCCCAATCGCTATCAGTCGTTCAAACAAATTGCATTACCCTATCAGGAATGGCAATGTGAATCGGGGGCTCGGGTTCGTATTGATCGTGTTGCCGTTCCTGCTCATGCCAGTGGCCTTACCGATCAGATAAGGTCGTTCTGGAGCTACTATCGGGCAGCCCGGCAACTGACAAAAACGGAGTCGTATGATCTGGTGGTGGCCTCGTCGTCGCGATTGTTTACGGCATTTGTTGGAGCGCAACTGGCGCGTCGGCAGAAAAGGCCGTTATTCCTCGATATTCGGGACTTATTCCGCGAAACAATTCTGGAGATGTTCGGCAAGTCTGTTCTGCCGATTGTCCTAAACCCTGCCCTCCGGTTGGTAGAGCAGTATACGTTTGGCTATGCAACGCATATCAATCTGGTTTCGGAAGGCTTTCGGTCGTATTTTGACCCCTATCGGCAGGCGACGTTCAGTTATTTTACCAATGGTATTGACGAGGAGTTTTTAAATCTGCCAGTGTCGGCTCCTCGAAACTCAGGGCGCAAAACAATTCTCTATGCCGGAAATATTGGCGAAGGACAAGGGTTACACAAACTCATTCCCGAAGCCGCCCGATTGCTGGCCGACCAGTATCGGTTTGTGATTATTGGCGATGGAGGGGCAAAGAAAAAGCTGGAGGAAGCCATTCGGTCAAACAAAGTAACGAATGTGGAATTACGGACACCCGTAAACCGGACCACACTCCTGGATGCCTATCAATCGGCTGATTACCTATTGGTTCATTTGAATGACCTTGAGGCATTTCGGCGTGTTTTGCCCTCTAAGCTGTTTGAGTATGGAGCCACTGATAAACCCATTCTGGCGGGCGTAGCAGGCTATGCCGCTCAGTTTGTCCGCACCTATATCGACAACCATATTCTGTTCGACCCCGGCGATGTAACGAGTCTGGTTGTACAATTGAACACTACGCCTTACCGAACCTGTTGCCGCACCCGTTTTGTGGAGCAGTTTCAGCGAAAAACCATTGTGAAGGCTCTGGCAAAGCAGATGCTTAAGACCGCAGCTTATCCTATAAATCACGCTGACGCACCTGCTTTATGA
- a CDS encoding NAD-dependent epimerase/dehydratase family protein, translating into MTILLTGASGFLGSRIRKELLARHVLTTLGRQPVGERHIYCDLAEQVPNLQNQTFDYVINAAGKAHSIPKNRQEMADYDRVNVQGTARLLTALEQMPTLPKAVVHLSTVLVYGRQEGHLLDESTALLAKDAYGPSKVRAEQLVREWGMQRNVRTAILRLPLVVADQPNGNLAAMMTAIRRGYYVRIGNGSARRSMVRADDVAAVVVRAAEVGGVYNLTDGRHPSIHDLEEAIARCVGRTHIRTVPFGMAKHVARLGDGINAVIGRKFPLDSIALQKLTNSLTFSDQAARRYLNWKPRAVLDCFQ; encoded by the coding sequence ATGACTATTCTGCTGACGGGGGCTTCTGGGTTTCTGGGAAGCCGAATTCGAAAAGAATTACTGGCCAGGCATGTTCTTACAACCCTTGGGCGGCAACCTGTGGGTGAACGGCATATCTATTGCGATTTGGCTGAGCAGGTTCCGAATCTGCAAAATCAGACGTTCGATTATGTAATCAATGCAGCAGGCAAAGCGCATTCGATTCCGAAGAATCGACAGGAAATGGCCGACTACGATCGGGTAAATGTGCAGGGAACAGCCCGACTCTTAACGGCACTGGAACAGATGCCCACATTACCAAAAGCAGTGGTGCACCTAAGCACAGTGTTGGTATACGGTCGGCAGGAAGGCCACCTGCTGGATGAAAGCACAGCCTTACTGGCCAAAGATGCCTATGGACCCAGCAAGGTAAGAGCCGAACAGCTTGTGCGTGAGTGGGGAATGCAACGAAACGTACGAACGGCCATTCTGCGTTTGCCACTTGTGGTGGCCGACCAACCCAATGGCAATCTGGCAGCTATGATGACGGCCATTCGGCGCGGTTATTATGTGCGAATTGGCAATGGCTCGGCACGCCGGAGTATGGTTCGGGCCGACGATGTGGCTGCTGTTGTCGTTCGGGCGGCCGAAGTAGGGGGAGTCTATAATCTTACCGATGGGCGCCATCCAAGCATTCACGATCTCGAAGAGGCTATTGCCCGGTGCGTTGGTCGAACTCATATCCGTACTGTTCCGTTCGGAATGGCTAAACATGTTGCTCGCCTGGGCGATGGCATTAATGCGGTTATTGGCAGAAAATTTCCTCTTGACTCAATTGCGCTGCAAAAGCTGACAAACTCGCTGACCTTTTCCGACCAGGCCGCTCGTCGGTATCTCAACTGGAAGCCCCGCGCTGTACTCGATTGTTTTCAATGA
- a CDS encoding thioredoxin domain-containing protein: protein MKKVIWFLTILFVGFGYSATQAIPYGDHKPAPKEDPEGIQFTEASWKDILKKAKAEKKVIFLDAYASWCGPCKLLQKNVFTKKAVGDFYNAKFINVKIDMEKGEGPALSQVYPLEAYPTLLYIDGNGKVIKKVIGLQTPENLIAIGKSIK from the coding sequence ATGAAAAAAGTAATTTGGTTCTTAACCATCCTATTCGTCGGATTTGGCTATTCTGCCACACAGGCCATTCCGTACGGTGATCACAAACCAGCTCCTAAAGAAGATCCTGAAGGTATTCAGTTTACCGAAGCATCCTGGAAAGATATTCTGAAAAAAGCCAAGGCCGAAAAGAAAGTAATTTTTCTGGATGCCTATGCCAGTTGGTGTGGCCCCTGTAAGCTGCTGCAAAAAAATGTTTTTACGAAAAAAGCGGTTGGCGATTTCTATAATGCCAAGTTCATTAACGTAAAAATAGACATGGAAAAAGGCGAAGGCCCAGCCTTATCGCAGGTGTATCCGCTCGAAGCGTATCCTACTCTGCTGTATATTGACGGAAATGGCAAAGTTATCAAGAAGGTCATTGGCCTTCAAACCCCTGAAAACCTGATTGCTATCGGCAAAAGCATCAAATAA